The nucleotide window ATACATGCGCAGGTATGCCTGTACGTGGCATGCTACGAAATTAGGCGTATTTACAAGGTAAGTAGAACGAATGGGGTTATCACCGAAACGAAGGTGAGAGCATGTGAAGCCACCTGACTTTTTAGAGTCGTAAGAGAAATATGCCTGACAATGTTTGTCGGTGTTATCACCGATGATTTTTACTGAGTTTTTGTTAGCTCCTACCGTACCGTCGGCACCTAATCCGAAAAATTTAGCTTCGAACATGCCTTCGCCACCTAACGCGATTTCTTCTTTTTGCGGCAGAGAAGTAAATGTTACATCGTCTACAATACCGATCGTAAAATTATTTTTTGGCATGGGTAACGACAGGTTCTCGAATACCGAAAGGATCTGAGACGGAGTCGTATCTTTCGACCCGAGTCCATAACGGCCTCCGACAATTTCAGGAGCATTTTCTTTTCCGTAAAATACGTCTTTAACATCGAGATAAAGAGGTTCTCCAGTTGCACCCGGTTCTTTGGTACGATCGAGAACAGCGATGCGTTTTGCTGTTTTGGGAACAGCTGCCAGGAAATGCTTTGCAGAGAAAGGACGATACAAATGTACCGAAACCAAACCTACTTTTTCTCCTTTCGATATCAAATAGTCGATAGCTTCACGGGCAGCTTCCGTTACAGAACCCATAGCGATAATAACGCGATCGGCGTCTTCGGCTCCGTAGTAATCGAACAAACCGTATTTACGTCCGGTAATTTTTGAAATTTCGTTCATATATTCTTCTACGATAGCAGGAACCGATTCGTAATAAGGATTACAAGATTCTCTGTGTTGGAAGAATGTATCGGGATTTTCTGCCATACCGCGGGCTACCGGAGATTCGGGATTAAGAGCTCGGTTGCGGAACTCCTGCAAGGCTTTTTGGTCGATAAGCGGAGCCAGGTCTTCGTTGTCGAGCATCTCGATTTTTTGTATTTCGTGTGAAGTACGGAAACCGTCGAAGAAGTTAACAAAAGGTACACGTGATTTAATCGTCGAAAGGTGAGCAACCCCGGCAAGGTCCATAACTTCCTGTACCGAACCTTCAGCCAACATTGCGAATCCGGTTTGGCGGGCAGACATTACATCCTGATGATCTCCGAAAATACAAAGTGCATGGGACGCAATGGTACGGGCTGATACGTGGAAAACACAGGGAAGAAATTCTCCTGCAATTTTATACATGTTGGGGATCATCAACAACAATCCCTGCGATGCTGTATAGGTTGTTGTTAGAGCACCGGCCTGTAAAGAACCGTGAACAGCACCTGCCGCTCCGGCTTCTGATTGCATTTCTTGTACTAAAACAGTTTCGCCGAAGATGTTTTTACGTCCTGCGGCAGCCCATTCGTCTACGTATTCAGCCATAGTCGAAGAGGGAGTAATGGGGTAAATCGCAGCGACTTCGCTAAACATATATGAGATATGTGCAGCTGCTTGGTTACCATCACAGGTTAACATTTTTTTTTGTTTGGTCATATTCTAAATTATATTTGATGATTTAAAAATTTAATTATTCATTGATATGGTAATCAATATAAAAGACCGAATATCCAAAGCGGAATTTTATTTTCACCTCCTGTTTCGATCAGATCGGTGACATAATAAAAATCGGGATTATTGCGTCCTCTTGTATTTTCTCCTTCTATCTTGAAATTATATTTTTTATTTACCAGGAACTGGGCGTTTTTTTCACCTTTGTTCAGATGGTTATCTTTATGTAATGTATTGTAAAAAAAAGTTTCTCTTACAGCTTGTGCTTCAACTTGTGACGGTCGCATGGGATACATCAGGTTGGTGTTATGCATATAAACCATGGCCGGTTTTTTAGGAAATTCTTCATTAACCGGGTAAAGCATATTTATCAGCCGGGCGTCTTTCAGGTATTTGATGTAATTTACGACTGTAGCTCGGGAAGTTTGTATTTCTTTACTGAGCTGACTTACATTCGGCGCTGAAGGTGCGTTTACTGAAAGTAAATAAAGTAATTTACGTACTTTGGGCAAATACGTAAGTTCTATTTGTTTAAGAAATAAGATATCGACCTCCATAGTCATATTAATGGTCTTTATCAGATTCTCGGAAAAATTGCGTTTTTCGAGAAAGAACGGATAAAAGCCGTGGTGCAGGTAATCCTGGAAATAAGCTAACGGTTTTACCCGTGAGCATATTTCTGATGCGATATGTACGTGGTCTTTTAATATTTCTTCCAATTTATACGATCTGAAGTTCGTACCAGCCATGAGGTTGAGATATTCCCTAAATGAAAAACCACGCAAATTATAGGAGTCTACTAATCCCGACAATACCGGATTTTCTTCTTTAAGACGCATAACCGAAGAGCCGGTAAAGATAATTTTCAAATCGGGGAAATTATCATAACAGTATTTTAGTTCGTTCGACCAGTCGGGATATTTGAATACCTGATCGATCAACAGGGTTTTACCGCCTTTTACTCTGAACTCATCTGCAAAGTCGACCAAACTTCGTTCTGTAAAATATAAATGATTGAGGTTTATATATAAACATGAGCGGTCGGTTCCGAAGTTTTCTTTTGCATATTCGAGCAGAAATGTAGTTTTTCCGACCCCCCGGCTTCCTTTTATTCCGATTAGCCGGTTGTTCCAGTCGATTTCTTTCATTAATTCTCTTTTGACAGGAGAATTTACATGTTCTACCAGATATTTATGTGTCCTGTAAAATGACTCCATTCTGCAATACTAATATATGGCGCAAATGTACAAAAAAAAAGCAATTTTGCAAAGTGGAGATTGCAATTTATGCTCTTTTTAGTAATTTATAATGTCTAATGTATACCGGAGGTTTTAGTGATATGCCCGCTTTTGATATTACGACTCATTCGATTCGGGTTTTCTTTCTGACTTTTTATTGAAAGAGGATATTTATTTATATCGATTTTCGAGTACAAATATATGAATATTTCGATATAATCTGATATCGGTTCATTTATTTTCTAGGATTCAGACGATTATATGCTAATTGTCAGAAAATGTGTTTCTTTGTTGTAGATAAGAAATTTTGAGTAAGCTCGTTTCTTATTTTTTAATGTTTTGCTGTTTGTTGTAAAAATTAACATATTATCATCTAAAATTTAACATTTATGTAATTGATCTGAATTTATAAATTATATATTTTGCAACCCTATTTTTGTTCATTCATTAATTAAATGGATTTTTGATGCTGAATAAATATGATTAGAATTTATAATGGCATAAACCGGTCAAATTTCGACCCGATTTTTTATGAGTTTTTAGGCTGTATTTTAGTTAAAGTCATATTAAAACAGGAGTTATTATAATAATTCCGTTAAAACTTATTAACAGCTGATATTAAACTTTCCGTTAACGGTATTGTTATTGAAACAAGAACATTTTCTAATAATAATCTTTTAAAAAGAAAGAATATGAAAAGATTAATTCCTTTTTTATTTGTTGCACTCTTATTCACGTCGTGTGAGAAAGAGCCCGATACGGGTAAACTCGATGACAGTTTCCTTGTCTACACCGATTACGATAAGACTGAGAATTTTGGCTCTTTCGTCAAATATTACATTCCGGACAGTATATTACTTATCGGAGAAAGTAAAGAAGCCAAATACTGGAAAGACGAAAATGCGTTGAGCATTATCGATGCTTTTGTAGATAATATGGATGCCCGCGGTTATACTCGTACCGATCAGAAAGACGAGGCTGATCTCGGATTACAACTTAGTTATGTGGAAGATACTCATTACTTTACCGGATATAATGATCCTTATTGGTGGTGGGATTATCCCGGTTACTGGTATCCTTGGTATTGGGGAAGCTGGGGTGGATGGTATTATCCCTACCGTGTAGTATATGGTTATAATGTAGGTTCTCTTTTGGCAGAGATGGTAAAACTTCAAATCGATGAACCCGATGCTCGTAAAAAATTACCGATTATTTGGGATGCTTATATGACAGGGTTGCTCTCTGGTTCGAATCATGTGAATACTCAGCTTGCTATTCAAGCCGTAAATCAGGCATTTGTACAGTCTCCGTATTTGAAAAAATAAAATTGTTATAAAGATATGAAAAGTATTAAGAATATATGTACAAAGGTTGTTTTGGCTACAGCCTTTTGTCTGGCTGCTTTACCTTTTGGGGTGAATGCACAGAATGCCAATAACGGATATGCACATGTCGATTGGCAGTTCAATGCGCCATTGAGCAATAAATTTTCCGATAAAGCCAGTGGCTGGGGTATGAATTTTGAAGGCGGTTATTATGTGCTGCCTAATTTCGGTATCGGTGCTTTTATTTCATTCCACACCAATAATGAATACATTCCTACTCGTACCATACAACTTAACGATCATTCGGCAGCTACTATGGATCAGCAGCATTCTGTTTTTCAATTACCTTTCGGAGCAGCTTTCCGCTATCGTTTCCTTCCCGAAACGTATGTTGTAGAGCCTTATATAGGATTGAAAATGGGTGCGGAATATGCCCGTATGTCGACTTATTATAATGTATATAAGATGAAAGACGATAGTTGGGGATTCACAGTATCTCCCGAAGTAGGTATGTCGATATTCCCTACTCCCGATAAATCATTCGGTTTCCATGTTGCTTTATATTATAGTTATGCCACGAATAAATCGGATGTGTTGATTTATAATCTTGACGGATTGAATAATATTGGTTTTCGTCTTGGTGTAACTTTCTGATAAAAGACTTTGTGTTCTCGTAGTATATTAGGTCTCTGCACTTTGTTCTATTCAAAGATGCAGAGACTTTTTTTTATAGAAGAAAAAACTATTTTCAATTATAAAGTTTTGTATTGCGGTTATTTTTTTATCTTTGTACGAGTTAGCCAAAATGAATTTCATATATGGAAGAACGCTATTATTTATTCCTTTGGATTATGGCGGGAATTGCCGTTATTGTTTTTATCACATTATATTTTGTAAAAGCGGGATATGGCATTTTGCGCGACGGGAAGTGGGGCCCGAATATAAATAATCGTATTGGTTGGATGATTATGGAAACTCCTGTATTTATCATCATGTGTATTCTTTGTTTTTTCTCATCTCGCCGTACCGATATCGTTTGTCTTATATTTTTCTTTTTATTCCAATTACATTATTTAAATCGAGCATTTATATATCCTTTTTTACTTAAAGGTAAAAGTTCTATGCCTATAGGAATTATTCTCATGGGGATGTTTTTTAATGTATTAAATGCTCTTATGCAAGGTGGTTGGATATTTTATATTTCACCTGCTGGTATGTATGATTTGTACTGGTTGCTTACTCCGCAATTTTGGGTGGGTATTTGTATTTTCCTTGCGGGTATGGCTATTAATATTCATTCCGATTCTATTATACGTAATTTGAGAAAACCGGGAGATACGCGGCATTATTTGCCCGAAGGTGGTATGTTCCGGTATGTAACTTCGGCAAATTATTTCGGTGAAGTGGTTGAGTGGTGTGGTTTCGCCATTTTAACTTGGTCTCCTGCCGGTGCGGTTTTTGCGATCTGGACATTTGCGAATTTGGTGCCTCGTGCAAATAGTATTTATCGTCGTTATAAGGAAATGTTCGGGGAGGAATTTATACAGAAAAAACGGAAACGAATTATACCTTTTGTTTATTAATACCTGAGAATAATTTTTACAATGCATAATTCACTACTATTTACGCCTGAAAAACTTGGGCCTGTTACACTTAGAAACCGGACCATAAGAGCGGCTGCTTTTGAAGGGATGTGCCCCGGAAATGCACCTTCTGATTTGTTGTATAATTATCACCGTAGCGTTGCTGCCGGAGGAGTCGGCATGACTACTTTGGCTTATGCGGCAGTAACGAAAAGCGGTCTTTCTTTCGATCATCAGTTATGGTTGAGAGAGGAAATTCTACCGGGACTCAGGCATATTACCGATGCTATACATGAAGAAGGGGCCGCAGCCTCGATACAGATAGGACATTGTGGCAATATGTCGCATTGGAAGACAGCGGGTCAGATACCGGTTTCAGCTTCTTCAGGATTTAATATTTACTCTCCTACATGGGTCAGGGGAATGCGTGAAAACGAACTTGCACCTATGGCTCGTCAGTTTGGAGATGCGGTGCGGTTAGCTCGGAAAGCCGGTTTTGATGCGGTAGAAGTGCATGCTGGCCATGGTTATCTAATAAGTCAATTTCTTTCTCCTTATACCAATCATAGACATGATGATTACGGTGGTAGCCTCGATAATCGTATGCGGTTTATGAAGATATGTATATCGGAAGCGATGGAAGCGGCCAAAGGAGATATGGCTGTTTTAGTGAAAATGAATATGCGTGACGGTTTTAAAGGGGGGATGGAAATCGATGAGGCTCTTGAAGTCGGTCGTACTCTCGAGCGTATCGGCGTGCATGCTCTTGTTCTGAGCGGCGGTTTTGTGAGTAAAGCTCCGATGTATGTTATGCGGGGAGAAATGCCTTTAAAAAGTATGACGTATTATATGCATCCCTGGTGGTTGAAATACGGGGTAAAATTGTGCGGACGTTTTATGATTCCGGTCGAGCCCTTCAAAGAGGCCTATTTTTATGAAGATGCTTTAAAATTCAGGGAAGCATTGAAATTACCTTTAGTGTATGTAGGAGGTTTGGTTACGCGGGAAAAAATCGATATGGTACTTGATGCGGGATTCGAATTTGTAGCTATGGCACGCGCGTTATTAAATGAGCCTGATTTTGTTAATCGGATGAAAGATGGGAATGAACGTAAATGTGGCTGCGATCATGTAAATTATTGTATTGCACGTATGTATTCTCGAGAAATGGCATGTTATAAACATTTGGATAGTTTGCCTGGAAAATTGAGGGATGAAATAGAAAAAATTAAAGAAAAAGATGGAATGTCTCGTTAACTCATGTGTTGTTGCGTTGGTAACGGGCGCGAGTTCAGGGATTGGATACGAATATGCCCGACAGTTAGCGGCAAGAGGTTTTGATTTACTGATAGTAAGCAATGAGAAAGAAAAGATAGAAGATGCGGCACAAATGTTTATTTCTGAATCGGGAGTCAAAGTTCAGCCTTTATTCCGAGATTTATCTGCCCCGGATGCAGCTATCGAGCTTTTTGGTTATTGTAAAGAGAATGATATAACGGTAGAGATTCTTGTTAATAATGCCGGGATTTTCTTTTTCAGAGATATCACCGATGTCGATGAAGATCGTTTGTCTATTCTGTTGCATCTTCATATTCTGACAGCTACTATGCTTTGTCGTTTTTTCGGTCGGGAAATGGCTTCGAGAGGAAAAGGATATATTTTGAATATGGCTTCTATGGCCGGTTGGCTACCGTATCCGGGAATTTCGGTTTATGCTGCAACGAAATCATACCTTATAACCTTATCGAAAGCAGTTTATAATGAGTTATATGATAAAGGAGTCGGAGTAACAGTCGTGTGTCCCGGAGGAGTTGCTACTAATTTATATCATTTAAGCCGTAAATTAATGCGTTTAGGGGTACGATTAGGAGTATTGATGCCTTCTGATCGATTGGCACGTAAAGGTCTTAAAGCAATGTTTTCAAAAAAGCGTTGTGTTATTCCCGGTGTAATTAATTATTTGTTTCTACCTCTGGCAAAAGCGATACCCTCATTTATGATACGATATGTAAAACGTCATTCAAAGTTATATCGATATGGATTGTAACGGATGGATAGTCGTTACCGGTGCTAATAGTGGTATGGGGCGAGTTCTTGCAGAAAGTCTTGTAAAAAGAGGATATCGGGTAATTATGGCATGCCGTAATTTGCCTCGTTCCGAGCCTGTTTATCGTGAATTAGCAGCAGGGTGTCCCGATCGGGTACGTTTGCTCCGGTTAGATCTTTCTTCATTCGACTCAATTATTTCGTTCACCGGAATATTGGATGAAGAAAATATTAGGGTATCGGTATTGGTAAATAATGCCGGTGTTATGAACCGTGATTTTTTGCTCACTCAAGATGGATTTGAACAGAATCTCGGGATAAATTATTTGGCTCCTTTTTTATTGACATGCCGCTTATTGCCACTGATCCCTCGAGGCGGACATATATTGAATATCGCATCTTGTACTTATCGTTTGGGAAAAGTCTCAAAGCATATGTTTGTCCCTGATGTTTGCAATTACGATCGTTTCCGTTCTTATAGTACATCGAAGCAAGCATTGATATTGTTTTCTCTTGAACTCGCTCAGCGGCTTGGGGATTCCGGAATTATGGTAAATGCAGTTGATCCGGGAGTCGTCGATACCGGTATTATCACTATGCATCGGTGGTTCGATCCGTTAACCGATATTTTTTTTCGACCGCTGATCCTTTCGCCAGAGCAAGGAATTAGTCGTACATTACGATTGATTATAGGGGATGTCCCGGAAAATATTTCGGGGATGTATTGGGGACGTAAACGCCCTATACGCCTTTCTTCAAAAATACTTCATCATCCGTATCGGAAAAATTTATGGGCCGATACAGAGAAAGTACTCCGTCCGTGGTTATAGTCCTTATTGTTTGGTAACGATAAAAATAGATTTGTAAGGCTCGAGAACCAGTCTGACCGTATTTTTGTTGGGTACTCTCTCGATAGTGCCTGTATGAGGATCCCATAATTCCGTATTCTTTTTATCGTTAAGAATGACTTCGGTAGTTATAGATTCTGCCGAAGGGTTAGCGAAGAAATAAATATCCGTTTTATCTGAGGTTTTATGTATGTGACGTAAAGGCTTTCCTTTAAATTCGATTTCATCGGGTCTATCATTCAGTATTTGACTGAATATTCGATCTGTTATTGTCGGAA belongs to Coprobacter tertius and includes:
- a CDS encoding NADH:flavin oxidoreductase — protein: MHNSLLFTPEKLGPVTLRNRTIRAAAFEGMCPGNAPSDLLYNYHRSVAAGGVGMTTLAYAAVTKSGLSFDHQLWLREEILPGLRHITDAIHEEGAAASIQIGHCGNMSHWKTAGQIPVSASSGFNIYSPTWVRGMRENELAPMARQFGDAVRLARKAGFDAVEVHAGHGYLISQFLSPYTNHRHDDYGGSLDNRMRFMKICISEAMEAAKGDMAVLVKMNMRDGFKGGMEIDEALEVGRTLERIGVHALVLSGGFVSKAPMYVMRGEMPLKSMTYYMHPWWLKYGVKLCGRFMIPVEPFKEAYFYEDALKFREALKLPLVYVGGLVTREKIDMVLDAGFEFVAMARALLNEPDFVNRMKDGNERKCGCDHVNYCIARMYSREMACYKHLDSLPGKLRDEIEKIKEKDGMSR
- a CDS encoding ATP-binding protein, with amino-acid sequence MESFYRTHKYLVEHVNSPVKRELMKEIDWNNRLIGIKGSRGVGKTTFLLEYAKENFGTDRSCLYINLNHLYFTERSLVDFADEFRVKGGKTLLIDQVFKYPDWSNELKYCYDNFPDLKIIFTGSSVMRLKEENPVLSGLVDSYNLRGFSFREYLNLMAGTNFRSYKLEEILKDHVHIASEICSRVKPLAYFQDYLHHGFYPFFLEKRNFSENLIKTINMTMEVDILFLKQIELTYLPKVRKLLYLLSVNAPSAPNVSQLSKEIQTSRATVVNYIKYLKDARLINMLYPVNEEFPKKPAMVYMHNTNLMYPMRPSQVEAQAVRETFFYNTLHKDNHLNKGEKNAQFLVNKKYNFKIEGENTRGRNNPDFYYVTDLIETGGENKIPLWIFGLLY
- a CDS encoding outer membrane beta-barrel protein; this encodes MKSIKNICTKVVLATAFCLAALPFGVNAQNANNGYAHVDWQFNAPLSNKFSDKASGWGMNFEGGYYVLPNFGIGAFISFHTNNEYIPTRTIQLNDHSAATMDQQHSVFQLPFGAAFRYRFLPETYVVEPYIGLKMGAEYARMSTYYNVYKMKDDSWGFTVSPEVGMSIFPTPDKSFGFHVALYYSYATNKSDVLIYNLDGLNNIGFRLGVTF
- a CDS encoding SDR family NAD(P)-dependent oxidoreductase codes for the protein MECLVNSCVVALVTGASSGIGYEYARQLAARGFDLLIVSNEKEKIEDAAQMFISESGVKVQPLFRDLSAPDAAIELFGYCKENDITVEILVNNAGIFFFRDITDVDEDRLSILLHLHILTATMLCRFFGREMASRGKGYILNMASMAGWLPYPGISVYAATKSYLITLSKAVYNELYDKGVGVTVVCPGGVATNLYHLSRKLMRLGVRLGVLMPSDRLARKGLKAMFSKKRCVIPGVINYLFLPLAKAIPSFMIRYVKRHSKLYRYGL
- a CDS encoding DUF1295 domain-containing protein — protein: MEERYYLFLWIMAGIAVIVFITLYFVKAGYGILRDGKWGPNINNRIGWMIMETPVFIIMCILCFFSSRRTDIVCLIFFFLFQLHYLNRAFIYPFLLKGKSSMPIGIILMGMFFNVLNALMQGGWIFYISPAGMYDLYWLLTPQFWVGICIFLAGMAINIHSDSIIRNLRKPGDTRHYLPEGGMFRYVTSANYFGEVVEWCGFAILTWSPAGAVFAIWTFANLVPRANSIYRRYKEMFGEEFIQKKRKRIIPFVY
- a CDS encoding SDR family NAD(P)-dependent oxidoreductase — protein: MDCNGWIVVTGANSGMGRVLAESLVKRGYRVIMACRNLPRSEPVYRELAAGCPDRVRLLRLDLSSFDSIISFTGILDEENIRVSVLVNNAGVMNRDFLLTQDGFEQNLGINYLAPFLLTCRLLPLIPRGGHILNIASCTYRLGKVSKHMFVPDVCNYDRFRSYSTSKQALILFSLELAQRLGDSGIMVNAVDPGVVDTGIITMHRWFDPLTDIFFRPLILSPEQGISRTLRLIIGDVPENISGMYWGRKRPIRLSSKILHHPYRKNLWADTEKVLRPWL
- a CDS encoding DUF4136 domain-containing protein encodes the protein MKRLIPFLFVALLFTSCEKEPDTGKLDDSFLVYTDYDKTENFGSFVKYYIPDSILLIGESKEAKYWKDENALSIIDAFVDNMDARGYTRTDQKDEADLGLQLSYVEDTHYFTGYNDPYWWWDYPGYWYPWYWGSWGGWYYPYRVVYGYNVGSLLAEMVKLQIDEPDARKKLPIIWDAYMTGLLSGSNHVNTQLAIQAVNQAFVQSPYLKK